Genomic window (Gemmatimonadota bacterium):
ATCATCCTGGGGATCTTCTACTTCCTGTTGATTCGTCCGCAGCAGAAGCGGGCTCAGGAGCACCGGAAGTTTGTGGAGGGCCTGGCGAAGGGAGACGCGGTGATCACCGAGTCCGGACTCTACGGAACCGTCGCCTCCGTTCATGAGGACGCGGTCGTTCTCAAGGTGGACGACAGCGTGAAGGTGAGGTTTCTCAAGGTGAAGATCGCCGGCCCCGCAC
Coding sequences:
- the yajC gene encoding preprotein translocase subunit YajC, which gives rise to MIHEILLMGGRGPEGQAAPNSMMVFMPYLIILGIFYFLLIRPQQKRAQEHRKFVEGLAKGDAVITESGLYGTVASVHEDAVVLKVDDSVKVRFLKVKIAGPAPAAKSGGKQSG